One window of Roseisolibacter agri genomic DNA carries:
- a CDS encoding glycoside hydrolase family 16 protein yields the protein MIENVGDSSWVNAALHGPGYSGNTPFVRRDTLPPSRDATAWHEYAVTWTADSVVFRVDGRRYYGVSRAEIERHGAPAALDSAKYVILNLAVGGEYPAAVNGVRAPRLGLPADTERRIRAGDARVYVDWVRVTR from the coding sequence ATTATCGAGAACGTCGGCGACTCGTCGTGGGTCAACGCCGCGCTGCACGGCCCCGGCTACTCCGGGAACACGCCCTTCGTGCGCCGCGACACGCTGCCGCCGTCGCGCGACGCCACCGCGTGGCACGAGTACGCGGTCACCTGGACCGCGGACAGCGTCGTCTTCCGCGTCGACGGCCGGCGGTACTACGGCGTGTCGCGCGCGGAGATCGAGCGCCACGGCGCGCCGGCGGCGCTCGACAGCGCGAAGTACGTGATCCTCAACCTCGCCGTCGGCGGCGAGTACCCGGCCGCCGTCAACGGCGTGCGCGCGCCGCGGCTCGGGCTTCCCGCCGACACCGAGCGGCGGATCCGCGCCGGCGACGCGCGCGTCTACGTGGACTGGGTGCGCGTGACGCGCTGA
- a CDS encoding MerR family transcriptional regulator — translation MPASRPSPTRRSQRPPGLDAPEPGPLAATAEVLRIGDLAARTGVSADALRYYERRGLLHPSGRRASGYREYPPEAAGVVHFIKHAQVLGFTLGEVEELLRLRGGAGRRGAGLEVRQVAVEKLRDIDEKLRMLAALRGALADLVTECDQTCGVDPDAADALHCPIIAALNAPDGALADTPLASTEAGR, via the coding sequence ATGCCCGCCTCCCGCCCCTCGCCGACCCGACGCTCACAGCGCCCCCCGGGGCTCGATGCGCCCGAGCCTGGGCCGCTTGCCGCGACGGCCGAGGTCCTCCGGATCGGCGATCTCGCCGCGCGTACCGGCGTGAGCGCGGATGCCCTCCGGTACTACGAGCGCCGCGGCCTCCTGCATCCGTCGGGGCGCCGGGCGAGCGGGTACCGCGAGTACCCGCCGGAGGCCGCCGGGGTCGTCCACTTCATCAAGCACGCGCAGGTGCTCGGCTTCACGCTCGGCGAGGTCGAGGAACTGCTGCGTCTCCGTGGCGGCGCCGGCCGGCGCGGTGCCGGGCTTGAGGTGCGCCAGGTGGCCGTCGAGAAGCTGCGCGACATCGACGAGAAACTCCGGATGCTCGCTGCCCTGCGCGGCGCGCTGGCCGACCTCGTCACCGAGTGCGATCAGACCTGCGGTGTGGACCCCGATGCGGCCGATGCGCTCCACTGCCCGATCATCGCCGCGCTGAACGCCCCCGACGGCGCCTTGGCCGACACGCCGCTGGCCTCGACAGAGGCGGGCCGCTGA